The DNA segment GATCCCGAATAAGACGTTGCCGAGGCTCATCAGCGCAAATCCGCTCATGATGTTGCCCACCACGCAGCCGCCGGCAATGGCGGCACCGGTGCCCAACAGAATGCCGCCGATAAAGGCGATCACCGTCTGGTCGGGCGGCCGGGGCAGAAACTGCGTTTTTCCGGACAGCCGGGCGCTGAAGGCCGCGCCGGCAACCAGGGCCACAATTTCGAAAAGCAGCCACCAGGACACTTTTTTGGCGGGCGCAGGCGTTTTCGAACCCTCAGATGCCGCCGCTTTCGGCAGCGAAGGCGCGGCAGGCGGCCCATGTACATGCTTTAATGGTGCATCCGTAAACAGCAGTTGCGCATGCATTACCCCATGAGTCACGCCCAACGGATAGTTGCGGCCGCTGGATGCCGATGACATGTAAGCGAATATCGCCAAAAGACCAATGGCAATGCCTGCCTGCCAGGGCCGCCAGGGCCGAAGCACCAGACGCTGCATCAGGGGCATATCCTGCTTGATCACAGCTGTCTGTTTTTTCTTTTGGTTTTGCTTGATCCGCCAGGCAGCCGCCAGGGTAATGGCGCCGATAATGACAGCCAGCACCCCATAAGACAGGCCGGTGACCGATGACAGCGTCACCGGTCCGCCGTCTGCCGCCTTGACGATAAATGACTTCAAATATACGGTGAACCCATGCAGCGGGCCGTATTCCACAGCCGCCACGCCCAGCGGAATACCGATTAAGCCGGCCATGGAATTGATGTTGCCCTGGCCGGATTTAAACAGGCAGCCGCTGACGCATCCCCCGGCCAGCACGATGCCGATGCCGAAAAGCACCCCGCCGACAAGATAATTGGCCCAGATAAACGGCTTGGGGTTTAAGCTCACCCAGCCCAGTGCCGAAATCAGGGCAAAACCGATCATGCTCACAGCGATAATCACCCAGAGCCCGGCGATTTTTGTCCAGTCCTTCATGAGCAGCACCTCGCTGAACGCCGATGCCCCGCACAGATCCGCCTTTTCCAGGAAAAACCCGAACAAAAAGCCCAGGGGAATGGCCGTAAACACCCACAGGCCGGTTATCAGCGACAGTCCGGTAAAGACAATAATCATAATGCCGATTATTAACAATGGCTTTTTCCAGCTTTTCTCCGCTGCTTCCGCCATACTGCCTCCCTGCCTTAAATCAGTAAAATGAAATTGCACCCAATGCTATTATCTTAAGCTCCATGCAAACTCAACTGTCATTTCGAGCGGCAGCGAGAAATCTTTTAATAAGCAAGATTCCTCGTCGCTATCGCTTCTCGGAATGACAGCAGCGGAAAATTTTTAAGTTAAAACATCGAAATCATACAAACAGCCACCCGTAAATCAGCCCGCACACCGTGGAAAACGCGATCACGATGGCGATGTAGGTCGCGGTTTTTTTCGTGCCCAGGATACCGCGGATGACCAGCATGTTGGGCAGCGACACCGCAGGACCCGCCAAAAGCAGGGCCAGCGCCGGGCCCTTGCCCATTCCGGAGCCCATCAGGCTTTGCAGAATCGGCACCTCGGTCAGGGTGGCAAAGTACATGAAGGCCGCGGAGATAGAGGCGAAAAAGCAGGTCCACACCGGCCAGATCACCGAAATCAGGTCGTGTGCCGCCCCCTGACCCATGCCGGTGAGGGCGAAAAACTGTGCCGGGCTGTTGCCCACGATGGCTTCCACGTATTTGGACGGGATAATGGCATCATGGGTGGGCCGGCCCAGGAAAAACCCGGCAAACATCACCCCGGCAAACAAAAGGGGCATGATCATCAGGGTGTAGTTATAGGTTTCGCCGACCCATTCTTTGAGCTCGTCTTTTTGGAACCAGCGCCACAGCACCGGCGCCAGCAGCACCAGCGAGATGCCGGCGATATACCAGCGGATGGCATAAATCGTTGCCCAGAAGCCCTCCTCCGATGCCGGCTTGCCCCAGTTGGCAAATACCAGGAAGATCACCATCAGGCCGAAAAAGATCAGATCCTGCCACAGCCGGCGCGGCATTTCTTCTTCCGGCATCTGCATGGCGCCGGTCTGCCGCTGCCGCTCTTCCTTTCGGTATATGCCGGCCATGGAAAGGCCGATGACAATGGCGAAAATAATGGCCCCGATGGCCCGGGCCAGGCCCATTTCCAATCCCAGCACCCGGGCGGTTAAGATAATGGCCAGCACGTTGATGGCCGGGCCGGAATACAGAAAGGCAATGGCCGGTCCGATGCCGGCGCCGCGCTGGTAGATGCTGGCAAAAAGCGGCAGCACCGTGCACGAGCA comes from the Desulfobacterales bacterium genome and includes:
- a CDS encoding YeeE/YedE family protein, which produces MAEAAEKSWKKPLLIIGIMIIVFTGLSLITGLWVFTAIPLGFLFGFFLEKADLCGASAFSEVLLMKDWTKIAGLWVIIAVSMIGFALISALGWVSLNPKPFIWANYLVGGVLFGIGIVLAGGCVSGCLFKSGQGNINSMAGLIGIPLGVAAVEYGPLHGFTVYLKSFIVKAADGGPVTLSSVTGLSYGVLAVIIGAITLAAAWRIKQNQKKKQTAVIKQDMPLMQRLVLRPWRPWQAGIAIGLLAIFAYMSSASSGRNYPLGVTHGVMHAQLLFTDAPLKHVHGPPAAPSLPKAAASEGSKTPAPAKKVSWWLLFEIVALVAGAAFSARLSGKTQFLPRPPDQTVIAFIGGILLGTGAAIAGGCVVGNIMSGFALMSLGNVLFGITVVLANWATTYFYLMGGGIMDK
- a CDS encoding permease, with product MTDKRKFLYLILFFLFAYFVPFSHPRVKMAILEAFLMLREYAQQHVILCLVPAFFIAGGVAVFISQAAVVKYFGAEAKKILSYGVASVSGTILAVCSCTVLPLFASIYQRGAGIGPAIAFLYSGPAINVLAIILTARVLGLEMGLARAIGAIIFAIVIGLSMAGIYRKEERQRQTGAMQMPEEEMPRRLWQDLIFFGLMVIFLVFANWGKPASEEGFWATIYAIRWYIAGISLVLLAPVLWRWFQKDELKEWVGETYNYTLMIMPLLFAGVMFAGFFLGRPTHDAIIPSKYVEAIVGNSPAQFFALTGMGQGAAHDLISVIWPVWTCFFASISAAFMYFATLTEVPILQSLMGSGMGKGPALALLLAGPAVSLPNMLVIRGILGTKKTATYIAIVIAFSTVCGLIYGWLFV